AGACTGCACGAGGCGAATGCCAACTACTCAGGCTATTCTCAGTCAGCCATCTTTTATTCATCAACGGTTAATCCTTCAACTCGCTTTGTCAATGCACTCATTTATGCGCTTTTAGCTGGAGTAGGAGCTTATCGTATCATGATGGGTTCAACCTTGACCATCGGTCGTTTAGTAACCTTTTTGAACTATGTTCAGCAATACACCAAGCCTTTTAATGATATTTCTTCAGTTCTAGCCGAATTGCAAAGTGCTCTGGCTTGTGCAGAGCGCGTCTATGCTGTCTTAGAAAGTCCTGAGGTGGCTGAAAGTGGCAAGGCGGTCTTGACCAGTGACCAAGTTAAGGGAGCTATTTCCTTTAAACATGTCTCTTTTGGTTATAATCCTGAAAAGATTTTGATTAAGGATTTATCTATTGATATTCCAGCTGGTAGCAAGGTAGCCATCGTTGGTCCGACAGGTGCTGGCAAGTCAACTCTTATCAATCTCCTCATGCGGTTTTATCCGATTAACTCAGGAGATATCTTGTTAGATGGTCGTTCCATTTACGACTATATCCGAGCGTCATTGAGACAGCAGTTTGGCATAGTGCTCCAAGAAACCTGGCTCAAGCAAGGGACCATTCATGACAATATTGCCTTTGGCACTCCTGATGCTAGTCGGGAGCAAGTGATTGCTGCTGCCAAAGCAGCCAATGCCGACTTTTTCATCCAACAGTTACCTCAAGGCTATGATACAAAGCTAGAAAATGCTGGAGAATCTCTCTCTGTCGGTCAGGCTCAGCTCTTGACCATTGCCCGAGTCTTTCTGGCTATTCCAAAGATTCTCATCTTAGACGAGGCGACTTCTTCCATCGATACACGGACAGAAGTGCTAGTTCAGGATGCCTTTGCCAAACTCATGAAGGGGCGCACAAGCTTTATCATTGCCCACCGCTTGTCTACCATTCAGGATGCGGATATGATTCTAGTCTTAGTGGATGGCGACATTGTTGAGTATGGAAACCATCAGGAACTCATGGCTCGAAAGGGCAAGTATTATCAAATGCAGCAAGCTACAGCTTTTAGCTCTGAATAAGCCATTCTCTTTTGAAAGTTTATGGACGAAAAAAGTTGCCTTCGGGTGACTTTTTTGTTACAATAGCTAGAAAAATTATTCACTGTAATACTCAATGAAAATCAAAGAGCAAATTAGGAAGCTAGTCGCAGGTTGCTCAAAGCACTGCTTTGAGGTTGTAGATAAGACTGACGAAGTCAGCTCAAAACACTGTTTTGAGGTTGTAGATAAGACTGACGAAGTCAGCTCAAAACACTGTTTTGAGGTTGTGGATAGAACTGACGAAGTCTGTAACCATACCTACGGCAAGGTGAATCTGAAGTGGTTTGAAGAG
Above is a genomic segment from Streptococcus sp. SN-1 containing:
- a CDS encoding ABC transporter ATP-binding protein — encoded protein: MRRQTANQTLKRLAKDLASHPFLLFLAFLGTIVQVALSIYLPILIGQVIDQVLVAGSSLVFWQIFLQMILVVIGNTLVQWVNPLLYNRLIFSYTRDLREQIIHKLHRLPIAFVDRQGSGEMVSRVTTDIEQLSAGLTMIFNQFFIGVLMILVSILAMLQIHLLMTLLVLLLTPLSMVISRFIAKRSYHLFQKQTETRGIQTQLIEESLSQQTIIQSFNAQTEFIQRLHEANANYSGYSQSAIFYSSTVNPSTRFVNALIYALLAGVGAYRIMMGSTLTIGRLVTFLNYVQQYTKPFNDISSVLAELQSALACAERVYAVLESPEVAESGKAVLTSDQVKGAISFKHVSFGYNPEKILIKDLSIDIPAGSKVAIVGPTGAGKSTLINLLMRFYPINSGDILLDGRSIYDYIRASLRQQFGIVLQETWLKQGTIHDNIAFGTPDASREQVIAAAKAANADFFIQQLPQGYDTKLENAGESLSVGQAQLLTIARVFLAIPKILILDEATSSIDTRTEVLVQDAFAKLMKGRTSFIIAHRLSTIQDADMILVLVDGDIVEYGNHQELMARKGKYYQMQQATAFSSE